GGACGTTGGTACCCTCCAGATCGTAAAGGACGCCATCGACTCCGAATGGCTTGGGGCCTGGGCGCTCCGCTCAATGAACATGCCGGAGTTTGATCCGGACCCGGAGTTCTCTTACGACGCCCTTGACGAAAAACAGCGTGAGGAAATCTTCGGCGGTCTCAGTCCCGAGGAGGTCGAAATGTTCTCCGATCGCCTGTCCGAGGCCACCAGCTTCGCCCACGCGCAGGCCATCCGAGGGCAACTCGAAGACATCCGGACAGTGCAGCAGCGCCTCCAGGATCAGGGCCTCACAGGCACAGCGGCCCGCGTCACTGCCGCCATTCTCGATCCGGTCGCCATTGGGGCTACCGTGGCCACCGAAGGCGTGGCGGCTCCAGCCATCTGGGGGACGCGCCTCTCGCGCCTCCAGCGGGCCATCCGCACGGGCGCTCTAGCAGGCACGATCAACGCAGGTGTTGAGGGGGCAATCGCTCAGTTCGATCCGTACCGAGACCTCAACGATGTCGTCATAGCCGGAGCGACCGGCCTTGTACTCGGCGGTGCCGTGGGCGGGACTCTCGGCAAGTCCGCCGCTCAGGTCGAGATGGACCGCGCCCTGGCCGAGAACGCTCACCGCCTCATTGACGACATCACGATCGAGGAGGGGATCGAACAGGGCCTCACAGGAGCCACTCCTAAGCAGGTGGTCACGACCGTCACCGACGAGGGCGAGATCGTCACTCAGGAGACCGCCGGCGAAACCGGCAAGTCCTTCGGCGGTAACGTGTCCGCCGCCTTCAACCCGTATGTGGAGGACTTCACGTCCAAGCAGGTGCAGGACAAGTTTGCCCTGGCCGAGGAGTACCGCCCCGTGGCGGGCGACGTGACGGCCCAGTGGGATATGTATTCCCAGATGGCCCGCTCGAAGCACCCGATGGTTGCGTTCGCTGCGGACCTCCTCACGCCGAACCCCTCGGGAATCCGGACCACCGGCAGGCCCCAAGCGGCCACCGCGTGGGAGTCCAGCGTCAACATCTTCAACACTGAGATGACCCGCGTGAACCGCTCCTTCAACCAAGCCTTCAAAGGATGGGCGAAGGAGAACGGGGTCAACTGGGTGCAGCAGATAAAGCAGCGCGACGACTTCGCCAAGGCCGTGGGCCGCACCGTCCGCGATCCGAACTTCTCCACCGACAAGTACGTGAAGCAGGCCGCTGACGCTATCCGTGAGACTAACCGCAATCTCCTGGAGATGGCCAAGAAGGCAGGCGTCCGGGGCTTCGATGAGGTCCCCGAGAACTCCTCCTACCTCATGCGTGTCCACTCGCTGGAGCGCTGGTCCAGCCTCCGGGAGCGGTTCGGTGACGCCACAATCGACCTGCTCCTGACCCGCGCGATCATGCGGGGGTCCGCTGACCTGGACGAGGAAGCGGCCAGCGCAATCGCCGCTGCCTACCGCCGCACAGTGGATCGGGCAGGGTGGGGCGTGGACCAGGGGTCCTCAACCATGTTCTCGAACGATCAGCGCGAGTGGCTCCGTGAACTCCTCACGAAGGAGCTTAAGGAAGCCGGGCAGTCGATCAGCGACGAGCAGATCGAAGATATGCTCTACATCACGCAGCGGGACAACATGGGGAAGTCCTCCCGCGCCAAGCGCCGTCTTGGTTTGGATGAGACCTACTCAATGCGTGTCCGTGATCCGCAGACCGGCCAGCAGGAGACCCTGAGCGTCCAGGACCTCTTTGAGGACCATGCCGAGGTCATCATGCAGTCCTACGTCCGTCAGATGTCCGGGATCATCGGCATGGCCCGGCAGGGCTTCAAGGGCCAGAACGACTTCGACAACTGGGTGAACGACATCCGGAAATCGGCGTCAAAGGTCCCCGGCTACTCGAAGCAGAAGATGGAGGAGGAGCTGGCCGTCCTGGAGACCCTCAAGAAGGGCGTCCTCGGGCAGCCGCTCGCTGACCTCAACCGCTTCGCTTCCATGCGCAGGGCCGGGAGGATGCTCCGGGACTACAACTTCGCCCGTGTGATGGGCAAGGTAGGCTTCGCGCAGATTGCCGAGATCGGGAACGTACTCGGTCAGTTCGGTATGCGGGCCACGCTCCGGCACGTCCCGGCACTCCGCAAGGTCTTCAAGAGGATCGAGACGGGCGAGTTGGACGACCAGCTTGCACGTGAGTTGGAGGCCATGGTTGCCCCCGGCACCGATCGAATCTTGCAGAACCCGTTGGGCCGTTTCGACGACATGGACATCCCGGAGTTGCGTACCGCCAACAAGGTGGACAAGGGCCTCCATCTCGCTACTCGGACGGTGGCCGACATCTCCTTCATGCACCCCATCAATATCGCCCTGGAGCGTATGGGTGCCCGCGCCGCCGTACAGCGCTTCGCTGACATGGCGACCGGGAAGGGCCGTAAACTCTCCAAGAAGCGGCTCCTGTCCCTCGGACTCAACGACGAGACTGCCGAGCGGGTATTCGCACAGATGAGGAAGCATGTGGGGTACACGGAAGGTCCCCTCACCGGGAAGCGGGTGAAGACCCTCAACCTGGATGAATGGGATGACCCGGTGGCCCGCGATGCCTTCGTGTTCGGTATCCAGCGCTGGATGAGGCGGGCGATCCAGAAGAACGACATAGGCGACCTCGCCCAGTTCATGACTACGGATGTCGGCAAGATCATCTTCCAGTTCCGCAGCTTCATGATGGTGTCGTGGGCCAAGCAGACCATCCACGGTGTGCGTATGGCCGACTTCGAGACCTATGCGTCCTTCCTCGGCTCCCTCGTGTTCGGCGGGATTGGCTACGCTTTGATGGCCGCCGCAAGCGCTGCGGGCCGGGATGATGCCCAGGATTACCTCCGCGAGCGTCTCAACCCCACGGCCCTGGGGTCGGCGGCATTCTACCGAGCCGGATGGGCTTCTATCCTGCCTGTCGGGATTGATACGGGGGCGGAGCTTTACGGGAGCGATCCCATCTTCGCCCACGCCAGGACGACCGGCATGTCCGCTGGGGCGTTCTTCGGCAACCCGAGTGTCGATCTGCTCAATCAGGCCCTCAAGGCAACGCGGGGCGCAACAGCGTCGGCCCTCAATCCGGACTACCAGTTCTCGGAGAAGGACTACAACGCCCTCACGCGGGCGCTGATCCTCCAGAACGCCAACGGCGTCCAGAACGGTCTCCAGATGCTCGGGGATGCCTTGGACCTCCCTGAGTCCTCCAAGTAGCTCCGACCGAAAACTTCAAGACAGCCACAAGGCCCTGGGGGTGATCCCTGGGGCCTTTCTCTTTTTGGGAACCTAAATGGCACAGACGTTTATCGAATACACAGGCGATGGGTCTAACACTGACTTCCCCATCCCATTCGACTACCTCTCCTCCGACTTCGTGAAGGTCTCTCTGGATGATGAGGCCACCACGGCCTTCTCGTTCCTGGACTCCGGCACGGTTCGGATGGACACCGCCCCTGCCAACGGCGTGACCGTTAAGGTGCAGCGCGAGACGCCGCGCGATACTCGCCTCGTGGACTTCAAGGATGGCTCGATCCTCCGGGAGACGGACCTCGACAAGTCCGCCATCCAGATCATCCACGTGGTGCAGGAGGCATACGACAACCTGGGGGCTGAGGCGCGTGACGCCATCGCCTCCGACAAGGCCGAGACCGAGGAGTACCGCGACGAGGCTCACGCCTGGGCTACGACCGTTGCGGACACTCTGGTCAATGATGGCGACAACCCGGCGGGATACTCTGCCTACCACTGGGCCGAGAAGGCCAAGGACTGGGCAGGCGCGGACGAAGGCACTTCGGTCAACGATGGCGTGAATCCCGCAGGACACTCGGCGCGTCACTACGTGGCGAAGGCCCGTCTCTGGTCCATGGCTGGCGAGGACGCCGCCGTCAATGATGGTGAGAACCCCGCCGGTTATTCCGCCTATCACTGGATGAAGAAGGCCGAAGCCGAGAAGGATGCTGCCCAGGGCTTCTCCAACGACGCCAGTGGGTATGCTGACGCCGCAGCCCAAAGCGCCGCTGACGCCGCCGCGTCCGCTTCGTCCGTCGATCCGAGTGATTACCTCCAGACCGGCCAGAACCTCGCAGACCTGGACAACACCGCCGCCGCCCTGTCGAACCTCGGCCTGAGTACCGTGATGAAGCTCGACGTGAACAACGCCATGACCGCCGCGCAGGTCTGGAGCGTGACCCTCCGGGCGAACGCTCCGGATGGAACGGCACCGGCCCTCTACGGCCTCAATGAGTATGGCCACTATGCAGTCTATGGCCAGGCTGATGGCAACCACGCCATCTACGGCAGGGCGATGCAGTCGAGCCATGGTGGGGTGGCGGGCGTCAACCATGACGCCTCGGCTACCGGCTTCCTCGGCTATGGCAGCTACGCGCTCTATGGCTCCGGCAACGGGTATGTGACGGGCGCTTTCACGGCTGCCGGGGATATCACGGCGTACTCCGATCGACGCCTCAAGAAGGACGTGGAGACCATCCCGTACCCGCTTGAGAAGCTGCGGCAGTTGGAGGGCGTGACCTTCCGGCGCACGGATAACGGCAAGCGCGGCACCGGCCTGATCGCTCAGGACGTTGCGGCGGTCGCTCCCGAGGCAGTCCTGGAGAACGAGGACGGCTTCCTGTCGGTCGCCTACGGGAACCTCGTCGGCCTCCTGGTCGAGGCCGTCAAGGCCCTGGAGAACCGCGTGGCAGCATTGGAGGGTCGCTAATGGCCCTCCAGTCTTCCGGCCCGATCTCCCTCAGCCAGATCGCGGGGGAGTTCGGCGGGGCCGCTCCTCACAGCCTCTCTGAGTATTACGGGGCGGCTCCTGGCGTCCCCGGCTCGGGGGTCATCAAGTTCTCGGACTTCTATGGAAAGTCGGCTGGGTTCCAGGCGGCTATCTCGTCCGGATTCGGCTCATGGCCCATTAACGACGCGAAGTCCGGCACCCAGATAGGGACGCAATATACCTCGGGGTACTCAGACCGGGCGACTCTCTCCCTGCGTAGCCCGGCCAGCGCCATCGGAAGCGCGAGTCCGAAGACGCCCATTCTCGGCGTCGGGGCCTCCCTCTCCGGCTTGTACATAACCAGGATGATCTACACCAACGGGACCCCCAATGAGTACCTGCTCGAATTGGTCCTCAACAACGCCGTGCCGACCCCTTCCTGGAGCACCCTGACCATTCCCGGTCTCGGCACATTCTCAGCGGGCTCCGCCGCCGTGGCCGGAGGGGGCAGCATTAACGGCACCAATGGCCGCTACTGGCGGTGGAATATCAGTTCCGGATTTACGTCCTTCCCCTCAACCACAATCACGATTGCAGCATGACGAAACTCAACTGGAAGCCCAACCCCTTCGCTCCCGGCGGCGATACGCAGTACCAGATGGCCCGGACGCCCCGGTTCAACATCTGGCGCATGTTCGATGTCGCTGCCGGTCAGGAGCACCACCTGGCGTCTTCCGGACTCCCTGAGTTCCCCAACAAGCCCGGCTATACTCCGCATCCGGAGATTCTCCTGGTCACTCGCGGGGCCTGGCGGTTCTCCTGTCCTGACCTCCCGAATGGCGGGCATGTGTTCACGCAGGGCGACGGGGCCTTCAAGGTCCGTGGTAAGCGGGGCTACGTCATCACAACCGAAGACCCCCGTGGGAATGGCTACGTTTGCATCCAACCCCGCGAGCCTGAATGGTTCGACCGGGAGATCGTGATGATCGGGGCAGGCGAAGTCCTGACGCTTCCCGCCCGTGGCGCTGATACCTTCCTCTATCTCGGGAAAGGCGAGGCGCTCCTGGACGGCGGGGAGATCGACCCCAATGACCTGATCGCGCTTCCGGATGACGAGGACGTGGAGATCGAAGCCCTCTCCAAGACCCTCGGGGTCACTTTCTGGAAGCGTGACGAGTTCCCCACGACCCTTGAGGAGCTATCGGTGTGAACCAGAAGCTCCTCTACCTGACCGCCCTCCAGATCGTCTCCACGGCGGTCGCGGTGGGCGGACTGGTGTTGGCCTTCTCTCCCGCCGGTCTCGCGGTCTCCCTCGCCCTGTTCGTCCTGTTCGGGGGTGTAGGGATGTCCGTCACCTACCACCGTCGCCTGGCCCACCGGGCGTTCAGGACCTCCCCTTTCTGGGAGTGGGTAGGGACCGGCGCGGGCTTCCTCGGGTCCCATATGAGTCCCGTGGAGTGGGCAGCCCAGCACTTCAACCACCACCGATACGTGGACCAGCCAGGCGATCCGCACTCTCCAGCCCTTCTTGGCTGGCGGGCAGCGCTCTACGCCTTCCACGGCGCAGATGCTCCGGTGCCCCGTATGTTCCTGGGACGGCTTCTCCGCCAGCGGCCTGTGGAGTTCTTCCACCGGCATGGTCCCTCAGTAGCACTACTCCACCTGGCGTTATGCGCTGTCTTCGGGCTTCCTGGGATCATCTACGGGTTCGCCCTTCCGATCGCGTTGACCCACTTCGGATTGATCCTCAGCGTCTTCAACCACGGCCTGGACGGTCCTGCGACACGTGGCTGGCTGAATGCCATCCTGACTATGGGCGAGCACAACCACGCCGCCCATCACCGGAACGCCACGGATGTCTCCCAGGACGGCCCGGCCACCTGGATAATCAACCGCATCCGCACTGACACATGAACGAAAACCGCACCCCCACCCATAGCGACATCTACCTGATGCTCGGACGGGTCGAGGGGAAGATCGACGGGTTCCTGGCCCAGTCAGCCCGTCAGGAAAAGCAAATCGAGGACCTCGAAGACCGGACAGACCGGCTTGAGCGATCCCAGACCTGGGTAGTCGGCGCAGCCGCCGGTATCGGGTTCGTGTCCTCCATACTCACCTTCTTGTTCACTGGAGGCTTCATTGTCTTCTAAAGCATCCGAGGAGGCCCTTGAGCGTCTCCACACCGCCGTAGCGGAGGAGCTTACCCGACGCATTCAGTCTGGTGAGGCCAAGCCCGCCGACATCTCGGCAGCCGTCAAGTTCCTCAAGGACAACGGCATCGAGGCCGATATCGGGTCCAGTAATGCGGACTCCGCCACGCAGAAGCTGGCAGACATCCTTCCCTTCCCGCAGTCCATAACGGGCGAGCAGTCCTAGAAGCCTCTCAGGAGTCCGCTGGTGGGCGTTTGGGTCTCCGAAGGCAATCACACCGGACATCCCCCAGACCCCACTCAGCGGGCCTCCCTGGCCCTTCTGTACCCATAAGGGAGCAATGATCTTAGACCAACTCCGGGATTTCAGGAACTTCCTCTACCTCGTATGGAAGCACCTGTGTCTCCCCGACCCAACGCCAGTCCAGTACGACATTGCCGCATACCTCCAGCACGGCCCCGACCGAAAAATCATCGAAGCGTTCCGGGGCGTCGGCAAGTCGTGGATCACCGCCGCCTACGTGGTCTGGCGGCTCTACCTGGACCCCCATGTGAACATCCTGGTCGTATCGGCCTCCAAGGAACGCTCTGACCAGTTCTCCACCTTCGCCAAGCGGCTGATCGCTGAGATGCCGGTCCTGGCCCATCTCCGGCCCCGGCCAGGTTGCCGAGACTCCAACATCATGTTCGACGTTGGCCCGGCCCGCGCCTCGCACTCCCCGTCCGTGAAATCGGTCGGCATCTTCGGGCAGCTTACCGGCTCCCGTGCCGACGAGATCGTTGCGGATGACGTGGAGGTCCCCAAGAACTCCGAGACCCAGGTTATGCGAGACAAGCTGGCCGAGCGTGTGAAGGAGTTCGACGCCATCATCAAACCGGACATCGGTAAGGTGACGTATCTGGGTACTCCCCAGTGCGAGCAGTCCCTCTACAACGTCCTCCCCCAGCGTGGTTACGAAATCCGCGTGTGGCCCGCTCAGTATCCCGACGAGAAGGTCCGACTGGCCTACGGGGATCGCTTGGCCCCCATGGTAGCCGAGGCGCTCGACCTGGGGACCGCCCAGGCCGGTATGCCGGTGGACCCCAAGCGCTTCGATGAGGAGGACCTGGAGAAACGTAAGCTGTCCTATGGACGCTCCGGCTACTCCCTCCAGTTCATGCTGGACACCAGCCTGTCGGACGCCGACCGCTACCCGCTCCGCCTGAGAGACCTCATCGTCCGCTCGGTTGACATCGACCTGGCCCCCACCCGCGTCGTGTGGGCCGGTGATCCCGACCTGGTGATTGACGACCTCCCCAACGTGGGCCTGGCGGGCGACCGCTTCCACCGCCCCATGGCCATCTCGCGGTCCCCAGAAGGATACCCGGAACTGGCCCCGTACACCGGCTCGGTCATGGCGATCGACCCCTCGGGGCGTGGTAAGGACGAGACGACCTACGCCGTGACCAAGATGCTCAACGGGTCCCTGTACGTCCCTGACGTGATGGGCTTCCGTGGCGGTTACGAGGAGGATGTCCTGGTCGAGTTGGCCCAGGCTGCCAAGCGGAACAAGGTCAACTCCATCGTGATCGAGGAGAACTGGGGAGACGGCATGTTCACCCAGTTGTTCAAGCCGGTCCTCCAGCGCATCTACCCGTGCCGGATCGAGGACGGCGTGAAGCACTCGGTCCAGAAGGAGAAGCGCATCTGCGACACCCTGGAGCCGGTCATGAACGCCCACCGCCTCATCGTGGACCCGGAGGTCATCCGGAAGGACTACCAGTCCATCCAGGAGTACCCAGGGGAACGTGCCCACCACTATAGCCTGTTCCACCAGATGACCCGGATCACCCGCGATAAGGGTGCCCTGGGGCAGGACGACCGCCTCGACGCCCTCGCCATGGCTGTCGCCTTCTGGACCGACAAGATGGCCCAGGACGCCGCCAAGAGGCAGCAGGAGCACCGTGAGGCCCTCCTCGCCCAGGAACTCCAGAAGTTCATTCAGGCAGCCGGTGGGAAAGGCCCCAGGAACCCCTCATGGGTCCGTGTGTGATAATTAGGTTCCCCTATAGGGAGGGTGGAAAGGGTTCCCTGTAAGATATACATAGGGATACCTACAGACACCTAAAGACACCTAAAGACACCTGATTGATGTACGAAGAACCCTCCCCAAAGGTCTCGGTAAGAGTCCCGAGGGGAGGGGGTCCTCCCCCACCGCCATGGATATTCTCAACTCCCTCTGGGACATCTTCACGCACACCATTGGTCTCCTGGTCGTCCTGACCCTCATGGGCCTCCCGATAAAGCT
The sequence above is drawn from the Pyruvatibacter mobilis genome and encodes:
- a CDS encoding phage tail fiber protein — protein: MAQTFIEYTGDGSNTDFPIPFDYLSSDFVKVSLDDEATTAFSFLDSGTVRMDTAPANGVTVKVQRETPRDTRLVDFKDGSILRETDLDKSAIQIIHVVQEAYDNLGAEARDAIASDKAETEEYRDEAHAWATTVADTLVNDGDNPAGYSAYHWAEKAKDWAGADEGTSVNDGVNPAGHSARHYVAKARLWSMAGEDAAVNDGENPAGYSAYHWMKKAEAEKDAAQGFSNDASGYADAAAQSAADAAASASSVDPSDYLQTGQNLADLDNTAAALSNLGLSTVMKLDVNNAMTAAQVWSVTLRANAPDGTAPALYGLNEYGHYAVYGQADGNHAIYGRAMQSSHGGVAGVNHDASATGFLGYGSYALYGSGNGYVTGAFTAAGDITAYSDRRLKKDVETIPYPLEKLRQLEGVTFRRTDNGKRGTGLIAQDVAAVAPEAVLENEDGFLSVAYGNLVGLLVEAVKALENRVAALEGR
- a CDS encoding fatty acid desaturase, with the protein product MNQKLLYLTALQIVSTAVAVGGLVLAFSPAGLAVSLALFVLFGGVGMSVTYHRRLAHRAFRTSPFWEWVGTGAGFLGSHMSPVEWAAQHFNHHRYVDQPGDPHSPALLGWRAALYAFHGADAPVPRMFLGRLLRQRPVEFFHRHGPSVALLHLALCAVFGLPGIIYGFALPIALTHFGLILSVFNHGLDGPATRGWLNAILTMGEHNHAAHHRNATDVSQDGPATWIINRIRTDT
- the terL gene encoding phage terminase large subunit, whose amino-acid sequence is MILDQLRDFRNFLYLVWKHLCLPDPTPVQYDIAAYLQHGPDRKIIEAFRGVGKSWITAAYVVWRLYLDPHVNILVVSASKERSDQFSTFAKRLIAEMPVLAHLRPRPGCRDSNIMFDVGPARASHSPSVKSVGIFGQLTGSRADEIVADDVEVPKNSETQVMRDKLAERVKEFDAIIKPDIGKVTYLGTPQCEQSLYNVLPQRGYEIRVWPAQYPDEKVRLAYGDRLAPMVAEALDLGTAQAGMPVDPKRFDEEDLEKRKLSYGRSGYSLQFMLDTSLSDADRYPLRLRDLIVRSVDIDLAPTRVVWAGDPDLVIDDLPNVGLAGDRFHRPMAISRSPEGYPELAPYTGSVMAIDPSGRGKDETTYAVTKMLNGSLYVPDVMGFRGGYEEDVLVELAQAAKRNKVNSIVIEENWGDGMFTQLFKPVLQRIYPCRIEDGVKHSVQKEKRICDTLEPVMNAHRLIVDPEVIRKDYQSIQEYPGERAHHYSLFHQMTRITRDKGALGQDDRLDALAMAVAFWTDKMAQDAAKRQQEHREALLAQELQKFIQAAGGKGPRNPSWVRV